The nucleotide sequence CGGCGCCACCGGCCACCGCAAGCTCCATTATGTGGTTGTCGCTTTCATCCGGCAGGTTGGGACGCCATGTATAGTAAATCCGGGTCCATGCGCAAACACTATAGAAAGCGTTCATAAGTATTTCACGCTCTTTGGGAGCCAATGGACTGTGCGCGAACAACTCCTTCCTTCCCAGGACTGCTTCATATTCGCAAAACAGCGCCGCGCCTATCAAAGGCTTGTAAACACCTTGAAGACATCGCTTGATGACTTTCCTGCTGGCCCCAGCGCCTCCGCCAATCATCGCCGCTATGACCACGTTGGTGTCCACCACGATTCTTATCATGTGAATAATGATAGCATATGTGCTGTCACACATCCATCCAAACGGCGGTTTTCCGCTGTCCGTCGATGGTGATAAAGGCAAGTTCCTTGAGCGCTCACCGGGGTGTTGCGGCCCGAAGAGCGATTAAAATGAGGGCGAACACGCAGGTTCGCCCCTGCCCTCTGTGTCTGCGCGCCTATGTGGTGAATATTCCTTATTTCGCGGCTCCCGCCAGTCCCGCCAGCGCTTCGGCCACCCGGTCCGATCCGCGCCCGTCCACGACGCTTTGCCCGGTTCGTCCCATGCTCGCAAGTTTTACAGGATCGCCGATTAGTTCGTCCACAAGCCCCGCCAGCGCCGCCATGTTAAATTCCGGGGTGGACGAAAAATGGATCCCCGCCCCCCTTATCGCGATTTGGGCCGCGTTTTTCGACTGGCCGTCGTTGAATGTAATCATCACCGGCGCCGCGCCAAGGCTCATAAGCTCCCATGTGGTGTTGCCTAGCGTGCATATCCCAAGGCTTGCGCCGCGCATCAGCTCCCACGGCTCCTTCGCGCCGCGATGAAGTTCTATTTTGAAAGGGGCGCGCCGGGCAACGCTCTCTATCATGGCGTAGTCCAGGCACCCGTCCCCCACCATAACGGTCACTTCCACTTCACTTTTGAGCGGTTCAAGCGCCATAAGTGTCTTCACCGTCAACCTTTCCGGGTCCGACCCGCCGAATGAAACGAATATTTTCCGCCACTCCCGTGGCGCGTCCCTGTACGCCCCGTCCGAATACTGGCCGCGTAACATAAGGTGTTCCGGCCCCAGCATAAGTTTTGCGGCCGATCCCGCGTAATCTTCCTTTCGGGCGAACATGCCGGCGTTGACTATCACGCTGGCGCGATGGTTGTTCCCGAACTCGTCGTCCACGGCAAGGATTTTCACCCCGTTGTCCGCCAGCGTGTCCATGAGCTTTTTGGACGAATGGATCATGTCCACCACCGCCGCCTTGATGTTTTTCGACTTTATGAACTCCATGGCGGTCCGCGCCTCGTCCTCCGGGGTATAGTCTGGGTTGAGCTGGTCGAATTTTACCCCGGCGATAGTGAGAGTCCGCGCGGCGGCTCCGGATGCGTCCGGCCCGGCCAGGAAAAACGGTTGAAGGCCCCGTTCTTTCGCTTTCGCGGCCAGCGCCATGCTCCGGAACAGGTGCCCGTATCCGGTCCTGTAATCGGCGTTGAGCCTGAAAAGGACCGCTTGGTCTTCAGCCAATTTATTTCCCCGTGTAGTCTGGGCCACCCGGCTGGCTTTTGCATTCCAGGAAAACGCGCGCTTCGCAC is from Nitrospinota bacterium and encodes:
- a CDS encoding putative toxin-antitoxin system toxin component, PIN family, translating into MIRIVVDTNVVIAAMIGGGAGASRKVIKRCLQGVYKPLIGAALFCEYEAVLGRKELFAHSPLAPKEREILMNAFYSVCAWTRIYYTWRPNLPDESDNHIMELAVAGGAGVIVTNNVRDFSNAQLSFPGIRALTPGKMLKEHM